The following are encoded in a window of Fretibacter rubidus genomic DNA:
- the ubiE gene encoding bifunctional demethylmenaquinone methyltransferase/2-methoxy-6-polyprenyl-1,4-benzoquinol methylase UbiE has translation MTEKTIDFGFEDIPASEKQSRVRGVFDAVAPKYDLMNDAMSMGVHRVWKELTLTKVNPQPGEVLIDVAGGTGDLARTFIKKADEVRKRRGGPSARAIVCDINAEMLIAGTDARRDAGLDITRVCGNAESLPFADNYADALTISFGIRNVTDRPQALREFYRVLKPGGRLFILEFSTPPAKVLREIYDAYSFAVIPRLGGLLAGDKESYQYLVESIRRFPRQEPFADMVRDAGFARVGYEDYTGGIAALHYGWKI, from the coding sequence ATGACTGAAAAGACAATCGACTTTGGATTTGAAGATATTCCCGCCAGCGAGAAACAAAGCCGTGTGCGCGGCGTGTTTGATGCCGTTGCGCCTAAATATGACTTGATGAATGATGCCATGTCCATGGGCGTTCACCGCGTGTGGAAAGAACTGACCCTGACCAAAGTCAACCCGCAACCGGGCGAGGTTCTGATTGATGTCGCGGGGGGCACAGGTGACCTGGCGCGGACATTTATTAAAAAAGCCGATGAGGTGCGCAAACGTCGCGGCGGGCCGTCCGCGCGCGCTATTGTCTGCGATATTAATGCAGAGATGTTAATCGCGGGCACTGACGCGCGTCGTGATGCGGGGCTGGATATCACACGGGTTTGCGGTAATGCGGAAAGCTTGCCCTTTGCTGATAATTATGCCGACGCACTAACCATTAGTTTTGGGATCCGCAACGTCACAGACCGCCCCCAAGCGTTGCGCGAATTTTACCGCGTTTTAAAGCCCGGCGGACGGTTGTTTATATTGGAATTTTCAACGCCACCTGCCAAAGTCCTGCGCGAGATTTACGATGCCTATAGCTTTGCAGTTATACCCCGCCTTGGTGGGTTGCTGGCAGGTGACAAAGAGAGCTACCAATATCTGGTCGAGTCTATCCGCCGCTTTCCCCGCCAAGAGCCCTTTGCCGATATGGTACGCGACGCTGGTTTTGCTCGCGTTGGTTATGAAGATTACACAGGCGGTATTGCCGCACTGCATTACGGCTGGAAGATTTAA
- the argF gene encoding ornithine carbamoyltransferase, protein MTQHFISLADIPATELRAILDNAHSRKKARDGWPKGKIDADAPMDGRTLALIFEKSSTRTRFSFDMGMRQLGGTSITATSSDMQLGRGETIEDTAKVLSRFVDGIMLRANSHDTLTALAQNASIPVINGLTDYNHPCQIMADLQTLEERGGDLSDMTLTWVGDGNNVAVSFINAAAKFGYRLRLSCAQGYTVPGQYVEAARAKGADITVEPDPLFACQNTDVVIADTFVSMGDTDADKRLADLMPYQVTDALMSASAKDAIFLHCLPAHRGEEVAASVIDGPNSAVFDEAENRLHAQKAIITWCFDA, encoded by the coding sequence ATGACACAGCACTTTATTTCTCTTGCCGATATTCCTGCGACAGAGCTACGCGCGATATTGGATAACGCCCATAGTCGTAAGAAAGCCAGAGACGGTTGGCCGAAGGGCAAAATTGACGCGGACGCGCCGATGGACGGGCGGACGCTCGCGCTTATTTTTGAAAAATCATCAACGCGCACACGGTTTTCCTTTGATATGGGCATGCGCCAATTGGGCGGCACGTCTATCACAGCGACTAGCTCCGATATGCAATTGGGGCGAGGCGAGACGATAGAGGATACAGCCAAAGTCCTGTCGCGCTTTGTCGACGGTATCATGCTGCGCGCCAATAGCCACGATACGTTGACGGCGCTGGCCCAAAATGCCTCTATTCCCGTCATCAACGGCCTGACGGATTATAATCACCCGTGCCAGATCATGGCGGATTTACAAACGCTTGAGGAACGCGGCGGTGATTTGTCTGATATGACCCTGACATGGGTGGGTGACGGGAATAATGTGGCGGTGTCCTTTATTAATGCGGCGGCTAAATTTGGTTACCGCCTGCGCCTGTCTTGTGCGCAAGGCTATACTGTCCCGGGTCAATATGTTGAGGCCGCTCGTGCCAAAGGCGCAGATATCACGGTCGAGCCTGATCCGCTCTTCGCTTGTCAAAATACAGACGTCGTGATTGCGGATACATTTGTCTCAATGGGTGACACGGATGCCGATAAACGCCTCGCTGACTTGATGCCTTATCAAGTGACTGACGCGCTGATGAGCGCATCGGCAAAAGACGCCATATTCCTGCACTGCTTGCCCGCGCACCGGGGCGAAGAAGTGGCGGCCTCTGTCATTGACGGGCCAAACTCCGCCGTTTTTGACGAAGCGGAAAACCGCCTTCACGCGCAAAAGGCGATTATCACTTGGTGCTTTGACGCGTGA
- a CDS encoding UrcA family protein — protein sequence MLTQQYKNLSRKVRFVNAALIATTSFAAIGVMPTTANALVSESAVVKTVHSVKFTRSETKTASGLESVYAKMTSKARRACMVGNNVNDLGQPVSKKRCAADLVNQFVIDADIDELTAFHKGKAAILQTAALN from the coding sequence ATGCTTACCCAACAATATAAAAACCTGTCCCGTAAAGTCCGTTTTGTCAATGCCGCATTAATTGCGACGACGTCTTTCGCCGCAATCGGCGTTATGCCAACAACCGCCAATGCCCTCGTGAGCGAGAGCGCCGTGGTGAAAACCGTGCATAGTGTGAAATTCACACGCAGTGAGACGAAAACAGCTAGCGGCTTAGAGTCCGTTTACGCGAAGATGACGTCCAAAGCCCGTCGCGCTTGCATGGTTGGTAATAATGTCAACGATTTGGGCCAGCCTGTGTCGAAAAAACGCTGTGCGGCTGATTTGGTCAATCAATTTGTGATTGACGCCGATATTGATGAATTGACAGCCTTCCACAAAGGCAAGGCTGCCATATTACAAACGGCCGCTTTAAATTAG
- the dapB gene encoding 4-hydroxy-tetrahydrodipicolinate reductase yields the protein MSDPVKIGVLGADGRMGRAVVKAISRNARATLTAALTAPNAATLGKDAGTVAGIEPCGVLMSDDIAAGLADCDVLIDFSRPQAAIDTVLAMHGTKCQTFVTGTTGYSDTEAKALTEAAGGITLLQSGNFSLGVNLLEVLVEHAARALGPDWDIDIAEQHHKHKIDSPSGTALMLGEAAAKGRGKTLSDIRAPIRELSDAPRKDGDIGFSAIRGGDIIGVHDVHFINPLETLMLSHRAGDRSLFAVGAVTAALWAVQQKAGRYTMRDVLGL from the coding sequence GTGAGCGACCCTGTCAAAATAGGCGTGCTGGGTGCTGATGGGCGTATGGGTCGCGCGGTCGTGAAGGCGATTTCGCGTAACGCCCGCGCGACGTTAACAGCCGCATTGACCGCCCCCAATGCCGCGACTTTGGGCAAAGATGCCGGCACTGTTGCGGGGATAGAGCCCTGCGGCGTTCTGATGTCTGATGACATAGCGGCGGGGCTTGCGGATTGTGATGTGTTGATTGACTTCTCCCGCCCGCAAGCCGCGATTGATACGGTGCTCGCGATGCACGGCACAAAGTGCCAGACTTTCGTGACGGGAACGACAGGCTATAGCGATACAGAGGCAAAAGCCTTAACAGAAGCTGCTGGCGGCATCACATTGCTGCAATCAGGGAATTTTTCACTGGGCGTAAATTTGCTAGAGGTCTTGGTCGAACACGCCGCCCGTGCGCTTGGCCCCGATTGGGATATTGATATCGCAGAGCAGCATCATAAACATAAAATAGACTCGCCCAGCGGCACCGCGCTGATGCTCGGCGAAGCAGCCGCCAAGGGGCGGGGTAAAACGTTATCTGATATACGCGCGCCCATCCGCGAGCTTTCTGACGCGCCGCGCAAAGACGGTGATATCGGCTTTAGCGCCATACGCGGCGGCGATATTATCGGCGTCCATGACGTGCATTTCATCAACCCATTAGAGACCCTAATGCTGTCCCACCGCGCGGGCGACAGGTCACTCTTTGCTGTTGGGGCTGTGACCGCTGCTCTTTGGGCTGTGCAACAAAAAGCAGGGCGCTATACCATGCGCGATGTGTTGGGGCTTTAA
- a CDS encoding enoyl-CoA hydratase, with translation MKYDMIEVTRNGAVATIQFDRPKALNALCTEMMVEVADALAKLEADNVIGCVILTGSDKAFAAGADIKEMQNNSYMDIYKSDVFEKHHEAVARFRKPIIAAVSGYCLGGGCEVAMMCDFIIASDTAKFGQPEINLGVMPGMGGTQRLTLAIGKSKAMDMCLTGRMMDAEEAERAGLVSRVVPLDDLLTVAGEAAAKIAGQSHPIAMMTKETINASFEMSLTQGLRYERRLFQSMFTTDDQKEGMTAFVEKRKPHFKHK, from the coding sequence ATGAAATACGACATGATAGAGGTCACGCGTAACGGCGCGGTGGCAACAATACAATTTGACAGACCCAAGGCGCTCAATGCGCTCTGCACTGAGATGATGGTCGAGGTCGCCGATGCGCTTGCAAAGCTAGAGGCCGATAATGTTATTGGTTGCGTGATCTTAACAGGGTCTGACAAAGCTTTCGCAGCGGGTGCAGACATCAAAGAGATGCAAAACAACAGCTATATGGATATTTATAAATCCGACGTCTTTGAAAAGCATCACGAAGCGGTCGCGCGTTTTCGCAAGCCTATCATCGCGGCTGTGTCGGGATATTGCCTCGGCGGTGGCTGCGAAGTGGCGATGATGTGCGATTTCATTATCGCATCTGATACGGCGAAATTTGGCCAGCCAGAGATTAACTTGGGCGTGATGCCAGGCATGGGCGGCACGCAGCGCTTAACCCTCGCCATTGGCAAATCAAAGGCCATGGATATGTGCCTGACGGGCCGCATGATGGACGCGGAAGAGGCCGAACGCGCCGGCCTTGTCTCTCGCGTGGTGCCGCTTGATGATTTGCTCACTGTCGCGGGCGAGGCAGCGGCCAAGATTGCTGGGCAAAGCCATCCGATTGCGATGATGACCAAAGAGACCATCAATGCCAGTTTTGAGATGAGCCTGACCCAAGGGCTACGTTATGAGCGGCGCTTGTTCCAATCGATGTTTACAACTGATGATCAAAAAGAAGGCATGACCGCCTTTGTCGAGAAACGCAAACCGCACTTTAAGCACAAGTAA
- a CDS encoding class I SAM-dependent RNA methyltransferase, with protein sequence MTDTPNSFEIFLSTPPGLEALLLNEVKAAGFSRAKATGGGVTIWGGWHDVWRANLTLRGPSKVLARIGEFRAFHLAQLDKRARKFPWGATLTPGHSVKVEVVTNRKSKIYHAGAAIERLERAIAEEFGATIASSVTTADIIIKARIDDNNVQLSVDTSGEGLHKRGHKQAMGKAPMRETMAALALRGCGYTGHEPVVDPMCGSGTFLIEAAEIARNMMAGRARHFAFEKLVSYDADAVQAIKDGWQRRETTAQFYGSDRNVNVIGFAKDNAARAGVDDICHFAPTALSHAVPPDGPKGLVMVNPPYGARIGKKKDLFALYSSFGNVMRDRFSGWRIGMITADTQLAEATKLPWKPTGAPIAHGGLKVRLYVTGVL encoded by the coding sequence ATGACGGACACGCCAAACAGTTTTGAAATTTTTCTCTCCACCCCGCCGGGGCTAGAAGCGCTCTTGCTAAACGAAGTCAAAGCCGCTGGCTTTTCCCGCGCTAAGGCCACGGGCGGCGGTGTCACCATTTGGGGCGGCTGGCATGATGTCTGGCGCGCGAACCTGACCCTGCGCGGGCCGTCCAAAGTGCTAGCGCGAATCGGCGAATTTCGCGCGTTTCATCTGGCGCAGCTTGATAAACGCGCACGTAAATTTCCGTGGGGCGCAACACTCACGCCTGGCCATAGCGTCAAGGTCGAGGTGGTGACCAACCGCAAAAGCAAGATTTACCACGCAGGAGCCGCGATTGAACGGCTAGAGCGCGCCATAGCCGAGGAGTTCGGCGCGACCATCGCCAGCTCTGTCACCACCGCCGACATCATTATTAAAGCCCGCATTGATGATAATAATGTGCAGCTATCAGTCGATACATCAGGAGAAGGCCTCCATAAACGCGGCCATAAACAAGCCATGGGCAAAGCCCCAATGCGAGAGACCATGGCGGCGCTGGCCTTACGCGGATGCGGCTATACGGGCCATGAGCCTGTGGTAGACCCGATGTGCGGCTCGGGCACGTTCCTCATCGAGGCCGCAGAGATTGCCCGCAATATGATGGCAGGCCGGGCCAGACATTTCGCTTTTGAAAAACTTGTGAGTTATGACGCAGACGCTGTGCAAGCCATTAAAGACGGCTGGCAAAGGCGCGAGACCACAGCCCAATTTTACGGATCAGACCGCAACGTCAATGTGATTGGATTTGCCAAAGACAACGCGGCCCGCGCGGGCGTGGACGACATCTGCCATTTTGCGCCCACCGCACTGTCCCACGCCGTGCCGCCAGACGGCCCAAAGGGATTAGTGATGGTCAATCCGCCCTACGGCGCCCGTATCGGCAAAAAGAAAGACCTCTTTGCCCTCTACAGCAGCTTTGGCAATGTCATGCGCGACCGGTTTTCAGGCTGGCGCATCGGTATGATTACCGCCGATACACAGCTCGCCGAAGCCACAAAACTCCCCTGGAAACCAACAGGTGCCCCCATCGCCCACGGCGGGTTAAAGGTCAGGCTCTATGTGACGGGGGTTTTGTGA
- a CDS encoding MarR family winged helix-turn-helix transcriptional regulator gives MALSPQKLDDFVSILTGVTDFLNIDRGQYSLSRRYIDFSPMTYAALRWIAAATRPTPTRLADHLGTAPATVTSLLNRLETAELLARAPSARDRRRIELHLTARGRRAADAIAADDRAHVTSMLSQLPKDRIDGFLQDIAMIVPSSGSGSDDKTKPEDDAQKSRILKTLSGPKPLSGPSLLGRKGKRGKSSNPSMATERRKPTRKPR, from the coding sequence ATGGCGCTATCACCTCAAAAACTTGATGATTTTGTTTCTATCCTCACGGGGGTCACAGATTTCTTAAATATAGATCGTGGGCAATATAGCTTATCAAGGCGCTATATTGATTTTTCGCCTATGACCTATGCAGCTTTGCGCTGGATAGCGGCCGCGACGCGTCCCACACCCACACGACTAGCAGACCATTTGGGGACGGCACCTGCGACGGTGACGTCATTACTTAACCGATTAGAAACGGCCGAATTGCTGGCGCGCGCGCCGTCCGCCCGCGACAGACGCCGTATAGAGCTTCACTTAACGGCGCGCGGGCGGCGGGCCGCAGACGCTATTGCCGCCGATGACCGCGCCCATGTCACATCCATGCTTTCGCAATTACCGAAAGACCGTATTGATGGTTTTTTGCAAGATATCGCTATGATTGTGCCAAGCTCAGGTTCAGGGTCGGACGATAAGACAAAGCCCGAGGATGACGCGCAAAAGTCCCGGATCCTCAAAACTCTATCTGGCCCGAAACCTCTATCTGGTCCCAGCCTTTTAGGCCGCAAAGGCAAACGCGGTAAATCATCCAATCCGTCCATGGCGACAGAGCGGCGCAAACCGACCCGCAAGCCGCGTTAA
- the mutM gene encoding bifunctional DNA-formamidopyrimidine glycosylase/DNA-(apurinic or apyrimidinic site) lyase, translating to MPELPEVETVRRGLAPVMDGAVFSRVTLNRADLRFPFAERFAQRLTGATVNSLTRRAKFLQAELSTGERLFMHLGMSGRFTIEADVNNTPGVFTHQAGDTNPKHDHVVFEFNNGARVTYNDPRRFGFMELIASGAPYRLDGIGPEPLGNDFSAPVLRTALKGKKSKIKAALLDQHVVAGLGNIYVCEALYKAGISPKRAAGRLTVAETERLVGHIKEVLNRAIAAGGSSLNDFASTDGALGYFQHSFDVYGREGEACKACTAPIVRIVQSGRSSFYCKSCQG from the coding sequence ATGCCCGAATTACCTGAAGTCGAAACCGTGCGCCGTGGCCTTGCGCCCGTCATGGACGGGGCGGTGTTTAGCCGTGTCACCTTAAACCGGGCGGATTTGCGCTTTCCTTTTGCAGAACGCTTTGCGCAGCGCCTGACGGGGGCCACCGTCAATAGCCTCACGCGGCGGGCCAAATTCCTCCAAGCTGAGCTCTCCACGGGAGAGCGTCTGTTCATGCACCTCGGCATGTCGGGACGCTTCACGATCGAAGCCGACGTGAATAACACACCGGGTGTTTTCACGCACCAAGCGGGCGATACAAATCCCAAACATGACCATGTCGTGTTCGAATTTAACAATGGGGCGCGCGTGACCTATAATGACCCGCGCCGTTTTGGTTTTATGGAATTAATTGCCTCTGGTGCGCCCTACCGCCTTGACGGTATCGGGCCAGAACCGCTGGGTAATGATTTTTCAGCCCCCGTTCTGCGGACTGCGCTTAAAGGTAAAAAGTCCAAGATCAAAGCCGCGCTGCTGGATCAACATGTCGTTGCGGGGCTGGGTAATATCTATGTCTGCGAAGCGCTGTATAAAGCTGGCATCTCGCCCAAACGCGCGGCAGGAAGACTAACAGTGGCAGAGACTGAACGCCTTGTCGGTCATATCAAAGAGGTCCTAAACCGCGCCATCGCGGCGGGCGGGTCCTCGCTCAACGATTTCGCGAGCACAGACGGCGCCCTCGGCTATTTCCAACACAGCTTTGACGTCTACGGCCGCGAAGGCGAGGCCTGTAAAGCCTGCACCGCGCCCATCGTCAGGATCGTGCAATCAGGACGATCGAGCTTTTATTGCAAGAGCTGTCAGGGGTGA
- the rpsT gene encoding 30S ribosomal protein S20, whose translation MANTSSAKKAVRKMARKTEVNRARRSLVRGFLRKAEDAITAGDKAAATEAVKAAEPVMMRAVSKGIYHKNTASRKISRLNKRAKALG comes from the coding sequence ATGGCGAATACATCATCCGCTAAAAAAGCCGTTCGCAAAATGGCACGCAAAACAGAAGTTAACCGGGCCCGTCGCTCACTTGTGCGCGGTTTTTTGCGCAAAGCTGAAGACGCTATCACTGCTGGTGACAAAGCTGCTGCGACAGAAGCTGTTAAAGCCGCAGAGCCTGTCATGATGCGTGCCGTGTCAAAAGGCATTTATCACAAGAACACAGCGTCGCGGAAAATTTCGCGCCTTAACAAGCGTGCCAAAGCCCTCGGCTAG